The Dyadobacter sp. 676 DNA window GAAGAAATCCGATCTTACCGGATCGGTAGGTTCCGTGAAAGAAGAACAACTGAGGGAACGCCCGGCGCCTTCGTTGAACCAGGCTTTGCAGGGTAAAATCTCCGGTGTGCAGGTGAACGTGAACTCGGGCCGCCCGGGTGGTCGCGCCAACGTGCGTATCCGTGGTTTCAGCTCCATCAACTCGTCAAACAACCCGTTGTACGTGGTGGACGGTGTAATGCTTCCGCAAGGTAACCAGAACCAGCAGAGCCAGGCGATCGACTTCATTAACCCGAACGACATCGTGTCGGTGGAGGTGTTGAAAGATGCGTCGTCGACCGCGATTTATGGTGCCCGTGGTGCCAACGGTGTGATCATGATTACCACCAAAAGAGGTAAATCCGGCGAAAGCCAGATCACTTACGGTCTTGACCTGAGCGTACCTACCGCAGGCCCCAAAAGAGCGAAAGTGCTGAACGCCAAGCAATATATGGAGGTGGAAGATCTCGCCTACAAGAACATGGAGAAATTCGATCCGGAAGGTTGGAACGCAGGCAAATACAAGAGCCACGATCCGCTTGTGCGTCGCGCCCAACTGGCAGCGGCTCATCCGGACGTATTCACCAAGAATGCCGACGGTACATTCTCGCCTAACTACGACACCGACTGGTTCCGCGAGTCGACTCAGAACCGTGTTTCCCAAAACCACCAGTTGGGTTTCAGCGGCGGTAATGAGAGAACGACCTATTCGTTGTCGCTAAACTACCGCGACGACCAGGGTCTGATCAAAACGTCCTACCTGAAACGTTATGCTACCCGTTTCAGCATCGACGACCAGGTGAAAAAATGGTTGCGCTTAGGGGGTACTTTGAGCTACAACAACCAGGCCGAAAACCTGGTCGACATCAACGACGCGGTACCTCGCCAGATGGTGGAAGACTTCCCTTTCCTGCCTGTTAAATGGCCGGATGGCTCCTACGCCAACAACCGCGATTATCCGGGTGCGGAAGGTTCGTTCAGCTCGGTACACCGCTTAATGGGACGTAAATACAACCTGAATACGCAAACTACCCTGGGTAGCCTTTACGGAAACATTACCCTTGCAAAAGGACTTGAATTCCGTTCGGTATTGGGTGTTAACGTGATCAACCAGGAGGTTAACCAGTCGCAGACCCGTACATTGACGCCTAACGAGCTCGGCACCGCCAGAAAAGAAACGAGAAAAGAGACATTCTGGTCGTGGGAAAACTTGTTGACCTACAACAAAACATTTGGTATCCACTCGATCAATGCCCTCGCCGGTATTTCATGGCAGGAAACCAATGTCACCACAACCGGCGTAGGTGCCCAGAACTTCTCTACCGACTATTACGGATTCGATAACCTCGCTGCCGGATCGGTAGCGCCGTCGTCCAACCCTTACGTGTCAGGTGCGTCGCGTTTCGCATTTAACTCGTACTTCGGTCGTTTGAACTATACGTTACTCGACAAATACCTTTTGACAGTAACCGGTCGCGCGGATGGATCTTCCAAATTCGGAAAGGACAACAGGTTTGCATTCTTTCCATCGGCCGCCCTTGCGTGGAAAGTATCTGACGAAGAGTTTCTCAAAGGTAATCCTGTCATTTCAAGCCTGAAACTTCGTACAAGCTACGGTTTGACCGGTAACTCGGAGATTCCTCCGTATTCGTCACTCGGCTTGCTGAGATCCAACTACGCGGCGGTTTACGGCGATACGCGTGTCGGAGGAACCGGCATCAACAGGCTTGCCAACAACGATTTGCGCTGGGAAAAAACCGCTCAGACAGACGGCGGTCTGGAGATCAGCTTCTTCAAAGGAAGGATCTCCCTCGAAGCGGACTACTACTATCGTAAAACTACCGACATGCTTCTCGATGCCCCCGTACCACGCACCAGCGGCTATGCGACGATCAGAAAGAACATTGGTTCGATGGAAAACAAAGGTTTCGAGTTTGGCTTGAACACCGTCAATATCGAAAAGGAAAACTTCTCGTGGAATACCAGCTTCAACATCTCGTTCAACAGGAACAAGGTATTGACACTGGCAACGCCTGCGGATATCTTCGGCGTGGGCGGGCCTTCGATCACCAACCAGACCAGCGTGATCCGCATCGGCGAACCCGTGGGCGCATTCTGGGGACTCACACGCCTTGGAACATGGAGCGAAGCGGAAAGGGATGAGGCTGCTAAATTCACCAGCTACCGTGGTAACCTGAAAATGCTGCCGGGCGACATCAAGTACAAAGACGTGAATGGCGACAACGCGATCACCGACGCGGACCGGGGCATTATCGGTAACGGTTCACCCAAAGGATGGGGGTCACTTTCGAACAACCTGCGTTTCGGGAACTTCGACCTGACACTCGACCTGCAATTCTCCTACGGAAACGACCTGATGGACATGAACCTGCACGCCAGCGAAGACCGCCAGGCATTGGCCAACAGCTACACGACCGTGCTGGATGCATGGAGACCTGACCACCAGAACACAATGATCGCACAGATCCGTGATACGAAGGCTGGCTATGTTACCAACGTGGATACCCGCTGGATTTTCGACGGCTCATTCATTCGTGGACGCAACCTGTTGCTCGGCTACAACTTCCCGTCCGAAATCGCCAGCAAGCTGAAACTGAGCAAGCTGAGACTTTACGTATCGGCTCAGAACTTCTTCATTATCAGCAAATATCCGTTCGGAGATCCGGAGCAAACCCCTATCCGCGGTGGCGACGCCGACAACGTATTCTCACAGGGGATGATCTGGCACAGCTATCCTAAACCAACCACTTACCTGGGAGGTCTGCAGATCGCATTCTAACAACCGGAACCGTTGTACCATCAAAAATGAATTTCAGCATGAAACTAAATAATAAGAACCTTTATAAGCTAATGCTCTGCGGGGCGATCCTGCTGGGGCCGACAGCCTGCTCCGACTTCCTCGACGAGCAGGACCCGTCTAACCTTCAACCGGACGTATTCTACACCATTCCTGACCACGCCGAAGCCGCTATCGCTGCGACTTATGCGGAAATGCGTTTCTTTGGCGATGGCGCGGGTATCTTTTCGGCCAACTGGCAGATGCTGGAAGCCCCTACCGGCACCGCTACTACCGAAACAGGCCAAAACTCCGACCTGAACAACCTGTACGCCCTCATCTACGACGGCAACACAGGCCACATCAGCAACTGGTGGAACGGCTTGTACCGCGTAATCGCGAACGCCAACCTGGCGATCGAAAAAATCCCCGGCATCCAATTCCCTGCCGCCAATGAGTCGCAGAAAGTGAAGCTGCTCGGCGAAGCACGTTTTCTTCGCGCCTGGGCCTATTTCTACGCGGTTAGATTGTGGGGCGATGTGCCGCTGATCACCAAGCCGCAGACTGTGGAGTCCGAGGATTTCTTCCCTTCGAGAGCACCACAGGAGGAAGTGTACAAGCTGATCGTAGAAGACCTCCTGGCTGCGGAGGCTGCCGGTTTCGCCGATTTTACTACCAACGGACGTGTATCTAAAATGGCGGTGAAAGCTTATCTGGCGAAAGTGTACCTGACAATGGCCGGCTACCCGTTGCAAAAAGGACAGTCGCATTACAAACTAGCGGCAGACAAAGCCCTCGAAGTGATCAATTATGCCAAAGCTAACCCTTCTACGCTGGGGCTGTTCCCGACTTACAAGGAGTTACACGACGAAAAACTGAAAAACCGCCTGGAACACCTGTTCCAGATCCAGTACAACACCGTGGTAGCCGGTTTCCCGTTGAACGACTTCTTCCCGAACTTCAAGGCGGTAACTTATGCAGGGCCCAGCGGAACCGGTAGCACAGTGCCTACACGGTCGTTCTACGAATCGTATGAAACGGGTGACCTTCGTACGAAAGACCAGGAAGGCTGGTTCTACACCACCTATTATACCAATGGTACCGGCGAGAAATTTGACCTGGGCGCTCCATACGTGTTCAAATACTTCAACATCGCTGCATTGGGTGGCCCAGGTATTACCCCTACCCGCCTGAATAACCTGAACGTAAACCAGATGCGCTATGCGGACGTGCTGTTGATGTATGCAGAAGCGCAGGCCGAATTAGGTACGGTTAATACGGAGGCTTACGAAGCTTACAAGGCTATCCGCGATCGTGCGAAGCTGAAAACACCTGCAATCGGTACATTTACTCCTGCTACTTTCAAAGAGGCGGTATGGCGCGAACGCTGGTACGAATTCGCCTATGAAGGCATTACCTGGTTCGATATGGTACGGCTGCGTAAAGTGTTCAACGAGCAAACCAAAGGTTTCGACAACTTCGTTGGACACAAAAACATGAACGTGAGCGGCGGTGCGGCATTGCAGGAAAAACACCTGCTGTTCCCGCTGGGTATCCAGGAAATGAAGAACAACCCGAACCTGAAACCTCAGAATCCAGGGTATAACTAGTATTTTCTTATCTGCTTTATAAAAGCCGGCCTTCACTTGGAGGCTGGCTTTTTTCGTTCTTATGCCAAAGCCCAGCCCCGAAAGTCATTTTCTTTTATATTCACGGTCCGAGCTTTAACAATCAACTGCGATGTTGGAAAGGATTTACGTTCCGGTCAGCCGGCTTGTCGTTTGTAAGTTAGCCCTGCTTTGCCTGGTGGCGGGGCCGGTGCGAGTGTATGCGCAACTGGTTATTACAAGTCCTGTCACAAACCAGGTTATGCAGCGCGATCCTTCGGGCACTGCTTCCATTTACATCACCGCCTACGCACATTATCCCTATTCCCGCATCGTCGCCACATTGCAACCGGTCGGGGGCAATCCCAACGGCATGTACGAGCAGGAGTTTGATCAAACCCGGCTGACCCAGGGATTTTTACACACCTCGTTCACCGCTCCTACCGGCTGGTACCGCCTCAAACTGACCGCCACTGCGGCCAACGGCATATCCGACTCCGCGATTGTCGACCGCGTGGGTGTAGGCGAAGTATTCCTCGTAGCCGGCAATTCCAACGCGATGGGTCTGCCCGACCTCGGAGCCAAAGACGCTTCGGCCAATGTAATTTCCTTTAATGCACTGAATAAATCGCTCAACACCGAAAATATCACCGTCGCACCGGATGGCCCTATGCCCGCGCCGTCGTTCGAAATATTGAAAAGCAGCAACAATATCTTTCCAAATGGCGAAACTTCCTGGTATTGGGGCGAATTAGGGGAGATGTTGTTCCAAAGGTGGAAAACGCCGGTGCTGTTTTTCAATACAGCCTGGGCAGCCGCCAATGCCGAAAACTACCGCGACGCCGCTTCGGGCAAGGATGCTTACAATTTATATGTAGGCAAATTCTGGCCTAACCGGCAGCCTTACAGTAATATCGTCAATACAATGCATTACATGACCTCGCTCACGGGCGTGAGAGCGGTGCTATGGTCGCACGGGGAGAATGACGCACAGCAGGGTGTCAGGGAAGACCTATATTTCGAAGGGATCAGGACACTGATTCAGAACAGCCGCAGGGACACCGGTTATAACGTGGCCTGGTACATTGCCCGCAATTCGGCCAGCAACCAATTGCAGGACGGTTACCCGCCGGTGCTAAACGCGCAAAACCGGTTGATAGCCCTGTCCGGTTTCAATGCCTTTCCCGGCCCCGACCTCGACACCATCCAAATTCCCCGTCCGGCTTCGGCGCATTTTGAAAATGTCCCCGGCGGCATTCAGGGGCTTACATTGACAGCCACGGCCTGGAACCGGAGCCTGGCCGACACCACCATCGCCAGGACCATTCCTTTACAGCCGGCATATGCGCTACATACAGGCGTAACGCCCGCCCGCGCGTATCCGAATGCGACTTTTGACCTTCCATTCGCAATCACGGGCAATGCGCCTTCGCCATTCCAAATAAATGCGGAGTTGCTCGATGGCGCCGGCCAGTTTATAACCTTTGTCGGCGCAGGTGACGGCAGCCCGTTGCGCATTCATCTACCCGCCGATCTCACCGACGGCATTTACCGTATCCGGCTCACCGGCCTTAGCCCCATCATCCCCGGAAGCGTTTCGCAACCATTTTCTGTCGAAAGTACATCCCGCACGATCGAATATGTGAATACCATCGGCGCCCGCGCCTTGAACGACGACGTCAGGATAACGTGGGTCATCGCGCCCGTACCGGGCCTGGCCTCGATGATCGTCCAGAAAACGACCGACGGAATCCATTACAATGACCTCGAAAGTTTCCCGGCTCCGGCGTCCAATGAGTCGGGGGTATTTGGATATACCGACAGCAACGCGGGCAGCGGGACAATTTTTTACAGGATCAGGATGGTGTATACCAATGGCTCCGTCGGTTATTCAACCATCATAGCCCTGTTCCGTAACGGTGCCCCGGCGCCGTTGACCGTCTTTCCGAACCCGGTAACACAGCAGCAGTTTTTCATTATGCCAGCCGACGCGCCCGGTAGCCCGGCAACTTCCCAAACGACCGTTATCTGCCGGCTTTTCGACGCCGCCGGCCGGGAACATCCCATCTACATTTCAACCCATGATGCGGTAGGCCTTTTATCCGTGCGCCCGCGTTACGCATTACCCGCAGGAAAGTATGTTGTCCGGGTGATTACCGCCGGGCGGAGCCGTGCGCAAAGCGTCATATTTCATTGAAAATAAATCTACTTTCTTAATAATCAACCCGTTCCAACTATTGCCACAACGAATGTGTCATCAGGTCGATACTCCGTTCCAAACCGCAAACCCCGGTCCTATGAAAAGATTGCTACTCTTTCTGTTCTTCCTGACATTGCTGAATGCATGCAAAAAAGACACCGATAGCCCCGTTCCACTCGAAGTTTCGGATGCCCGGTTGCAAGATTATCATATTATCTCCATCGCTTTTGACGCTTCCGGCACAGCCTGGCTGGGAACCCTCGGTCAAGGATTGATCCGATACAGCGGTACAAGTATCACCGTTTTTGATTCCACCAACTCCATTTTAAATAAGGCGGCGATCTGGGATATCGAAGTCGATCAAAAAGGAAATATCTGGCTCGGCACCGACGATCTTGTAAAATATGACGGTTCGAGATTTACCCGGTACGGCTCGGGGCAATACAACCTGCCGCGAAATCCAGTCCAGTCGGTAGCTATCGACGGGGCCGGTTATATCTGGTTTTCGGCCGGGGCATTCCGCCAAGGCGGGCTCGTGAAATACGATGGGCAGCATTTCAGCACGTTTACGCCCGAAAACTCGGCGTTGCCGGGCAACCTCATCGCCGGTATCGCGATCGATCGGGAAAATACGGTTTGGGCCGCATTTAACGACGGCGTCTCCACCACGTCGATAGCCCGGATCAGGAATGGCAAATGGGATATTTTCGGGGCAAAGGAATTCGGTTTTACGCCCTATTATTTTGGAAATATCGTTACCGACAAACAAAACCAATTGCTGGCCTCGATCAATTACGGCCTTTCGAGCACGATGGTCACCGGGCGGCCGCAAATGTTCCGGTTCAACGGACAATCGGCCAGTGTAATTAACCTCCCCGAGGAAGACAAGGTAATATATATGACCCGCCGCATTTTCGTTGACCGCGACAACCGCATTTGGGCATCATTTTCAAATGACAGGGAATACGGTGTGTTCCAAAACGGGAAATGGGAACTCAAAGACCTCGACGAAAGCGACGGCATATTCGCCTTCGGGCAAAGTCCTGCCGGGGAAATATGGCTGGGAACGGGCAAGGGCATTTATATTTTGAAATAAAAAACGAAAGGCGGGCCGGTTAAAGCTCGCCTTTCCATTGATATGCCGGTTGAGATTAATCTTCAAACAAACTACCCAACCCTCCGATTACCGAACCGCTTTCTTTGCGGGCATTGGGCCCGTAAACCGAAAGCCGCTGGATCAGTTTGGAAATCGGCATCGACTGGATCCAGCAACGGCCTGTTCCGCGCAAAGTAGCCAGGAACATTCCTTCCCCACCGAATACCATCGATTTCAGGCCGCCCGAGCGTTGGATATCGAAACTCAGCGATTGCTCGAATGCCACCACGCAGCCGGTATCGATCCTTAGGGTTTCGTTGTTCAGCTGCCTCTCCATTACCACGCCGCCCGCGTGCACGAATGCCATCCCGTCGCCTTTCAGCTTTTGGAGGATGAAGCCTTCTCCGCCAAACAAGCCGGACCCGAAGCGCTGGTTGAAATGGATTTTCATGCTGGTACCCATTGCCGCGCAAAGGAAACCATCTTTCTGTACGATCAGCTCGTTGCTGTAAATTTTGGAAAGGTCGATCGGCATGATCGTGCCGGGGTAAGGTGCCGAGAATGCCACTTTCTTTTTTCCAACGCCACGATTGGTAAAATGCGTCATAAACAGCGACTCGCCGGTAAGCAAGCGGCTTCCTGCCTGGAAAATCTTGCCCATAATGCTCTGGTTCGCTTCCGAGCCGTCGCCCATCTTGGTTTCGAACTGAATGCCGTCTTCCATGAAAAGCATGGCCCCAGCCTCCGCAATCACGGTTTCGTTCGGGTCCAGCTCGATTTCCACCACCTGGATATCGTCGCCGATGATTTTGTAATCGATTTCGTGTGAGATCATTTTTTCGTAAAAGGTTTTAAAGGTTGATCAAAAACAAACTGCGTGGTCGGCCCCGCTATTCCTCCTCTTCTTCTTCCTCCTCGGAAGCCTTCCTTTTCGATTTCCGGGTTTTACGGCCGGGGATATCTTCCCGGTCGCGGAGCTTTTTATCATCCACATTTTTATTCAAAAATTCATTGATACGGTCCATATCGAAGCTCGTTGTGATTTCACCGAACGAGTTGATCTGGATATCAAATCCTTCCAGGTCCTTGTGCACGCGTGGTTTTTCAGGGGCCGGCCTGGATGTTTCCGACTGTTTTTTCTTAGCCATGTGTTTGATGCCAATGGTCCGCTACGCGGCCCGTTATTCACTTATTACGAAAATATGCAATGATCCCCGGGGTGCCAATTGTTTTTGATCCTGCGGTCGGCCCGGTCTAAGCCAGCCTTATTTGCGCTGACAAACGGCTCAGCGCAGTTTCAAGCCTCCTCACAACCTCGTCTTTTCCGAGTATTTCCATGATGACCATTAAATCCGGACCAGCGCCCGCACCGGTCACCGCCAGGCGCAACGCCTGCATGATTTTACCCATCTTGATCCCGGCAGCATCCATCGACGCCGAAAGCACTTCCTTGATGTCGTGTGCCACGAAATTACCCTCGAAGCCGGTCAATGCATCTTTAAAGGCACCGATCGCATTCACCGCTTCCTCGCTCCATTTCTTTAATACGACTTCCGGGTCGTAAACCTCCGGCGATTCGAATAAAAACAGCGACTCGGATACGATTTCCTTGATAAAATGTACACGGTCTTTCAGCAAATGTACGATTTGCACGAGCTGATCATGATTTACATCGATACCCTTCGCCGCATACAGCGGTTTCAGTTCCCCAATCATCGCCGCGTCGTCCAGCTGTTTCAGATATTGCTGGTTGAACCAGTTCGCTTTCTGGATATCGAACCTCGCACCCGCCTTGTGCACGCGGTCGAAGCTGAATGCGGCGATGAGTTCGTCCATACTGAAAATCTCCTGCTCGGTGCCTGCATTCCAGCCGAGCAATGCCAGGAAGTTGGCGGTGGCTCCGGGCAAATAGCCTTCTTCGCGGAAGCCGCGGGCCTTCTCGCCGGTGTTCGGGTCGGTCCATTCCAACGGAAAGATCGGGAAGCCGCCCAGGTCGGCGTCGCGTTTCGAGAGCTTGCCGTTGCCGTCGGGTTTGAGCAGCAGCGGCAAATGTGCGAACTGCGGCATAGTGCTTTCCCAGCCGAAATAGCGGTACAGCAGCACATGCAATGGCGCCGAGGGCAGCCACTCCTCCCCGCGGATCACGTGGGTAATGCCCATCAGGTGGTCGTCTACGATATTCGCCAAATGGTAAGTAGGCATTCCATCGGATTTCAAAAGCACCTTATCGTCGATCTGCGACGAATGTACTACTACCCACCCGCGTATCAGGTCATTGAAACGAATGTCTTCTTTGGGCTGAATCTTCATCCGGATCACATAAGGATCTCCGCTTTTTAGCCGCGACTTTGTTTCTTCTGCCGACAATGTCAACGAGTTGGTCATTTCCATACGGGTAATCGCATTATACTGAACAGCCGCAACTTTTGCCGCTTCCAGGCGCTTACGCATATCGTCCAACTGCTCGGGGGTATCAAAAGCGTAATACGCCTTCCCTTCCTGAACGAGCCTTTCCGCATATTCGCGGTACATTTCTTTCCTCTCCGATTGCCGGTAAGGGGCATGCGGGCCGCCTTGGTGCGGGCCTTCGTCGATACCGATGCCCAGCCATTCGAGTGCTTCCAGAATATATGCTTCCGCGCCCGGAACGTAGCGGTTCTGGTCGGTATCCTCAATGCGCAGCAGCATCTGGCCACCTTGCTGGCGTGCAAACAGGTAATTATACAGGGCCGTACGCACACCGCCCGCATGGAGCGGACCGGTGGGACTAGGCGCAAATCGTACCCTGACAGGTCTATTATTCATTATTCAAAAAATTAAGTTCAATGGTTCGGTACTGTCATCGCGGTCATGCATTGTCAGGTGTTGTCATGGATTGTCAGGTGTTGTCATGGATTGTCACTTGTTGTTTGGTATTCTCATCAAATTCTCTCTCCATTCAGCACTTGACCTGCTGACTACACATGACCATACCTGACTACACATGACCATAACCGCCGTCACTCAACCGCAATCACGGAAATTTCGACGTTCACATCTTTCGGCAGGCGCGCCACCTGTACGGTCTCGCGGGCGGGAGGTTCTTTCGTAAAAAAGCTGCCATAGATTTCATTCACCGCCGTGAAGTCGTTCATATCGCGGAGGAAAATGCTGGCTTTTACCACGTGCTGGAAACCCAGTCCGGCCGCTCCCAGAATATGCCCGATATTTTGCATAACCATTCCCGCCTCGGCCTTAATATCCCCGGACTTCGCCAGTTCTGCGGCGATCTGACCCGAAACATAAACAGTACCATTTATTTTAACAGCCTGGCTGTAAGGGCCAATGGGGGCCGGTGCTTTATCCGAAAATATGATTTGTTTGGGCATAAGTGACAAGAGTTAATGCCGCAAAATTACCAAATAATGCCGTGCCTACCGACTTATCCGACGTTAAAAAGCGCTTTCAGTTCCGTCGCTTCGGCCGCATTCAAACGCCCGGCCAGCACAAGCCGCAGCTGACGACGACGAAGGGCGCTCAGATACAGTTCTTTTTCCTCGGCCGTTTCAGGATCCAGAGGCGGCACTTCGATAGGGCGGCCGTTCTGATCAACAGCCACAAAAGTGTAGAATGCGCGATTGGTACTTACCCGCTGACCGGCCGGAATATCCTCGGCCCAAACTTCGATAAACACTTCCATCGAAGAATTAAAAGCCCGCGTTACCTTGGCCCGCATGGTTACGATGTTCCCCAGCCGGATCGGCTCCGAAAAAGACACATTATCTACCGAGGCCGTCACGACGATGCGGTTGGAATGTTTTTGTGCCGAAATGGCCGCGCAAATGTCCATCCAGTGCAGCAGCCTGCCTCCCATCAGGTTATTGAGTGT harbors:
- the gltX gene encoding glutamate--tRNA ligase — protein: MNNRPVRVRFAPSPTGPLHAGGVRTALYNYLFARQQGGQMLLRIEDTDQNRYVPGAEAYILEALEWLGIGIDEGPHQGGPHAPYRQSERKEMYREYAERLVQEGKAYYAFDTPEQLDDMRKRLEAAKVAAVQYNAITRMEMTNSLTLSAEETKSRLKSGDPYVIRMKIQPKEDIRFNDLIRGWVVVHSSQIDDKVLLKSDGMPTYHLANIVDDHLMGITHVIRGEEWLPSAPLHVLLYRYFGWESTMPQFAHLPLLLKPDGNGKLSKRDADLGGFPIFPLEWTDPNTGEKARGFREEGYLPGATANFLALLGWNAGTEQEIFSMDELIAAFSFDRVHKAGARFDIQKANWFNQQYLKQLDDAAMIGELKPLYAAKGIDVNHDQLVQIVHLLKDRVHFIKEIVSESLFLFESPEVYDPEVVLKKWSEEAVNAIGAFKDALTGFEGNFVAHDIKEVLSASMDAAGIKMGKIMQALRLAVTGAGAGPDLMVIMEILGKDEVVRRLETALSRLSAQIRLA
- a CDS encoding Rid family detoxifying hydrolase, with protein sequence MPKQIIFSDKAPAPIGPYSQAVKINGTVYVSGQIAAELAKSGDIKAEAGMVMQNIGHILGAAGLGFQHVVKASIFLRDMNDFTAVNEIYGSFFTKEPPARETVQVARLPKDVNVEISVIAVE
- a CDS encoding T9SS type A sorting domain-containing protein, which encodes MLERIYVPVSRLVVCKLALLCLVAGPVRVYAQLVITSPVTNQVMQRDPSGTASIYITAYAHYPYSRIVATLQPVGGNPNGMYEQEFDQTRLTQGFLHTSFTAPTGWYRLKLTATAANGISDSAIVDRVGVGEVFLVAGNSNAMGLPDLGAKDASANVISFNALNKSLNTENITVAPDGPMPAPSFEILKSSNNIFPNGETSWYWGELGEMLFQRWKTPVLFFNTAWAAANAENYRDAASGKDAYNLYVGKFWPNRQPYSNIVNTMHYMTSLTGVRAVLWSHGENDAQQGVREDLYFEGIRTLIQNSRRDTGYNVAWYIARNSASNQLQDGYPPVLNAQNRLIALSGFNAFPGPDLDTIQIPRPASAHFENVPGGIQGLTLTATAWNRSLADTTIARTIPLQPAYALHTGVTPARAYPNATFDLPFAITGNAPSPFQINAELLDGAGQFITFVGAGDGSPLRIHLPADLTDGIYRIRLTGLSPIIPGSVSQPFSVESTSRTIEYVNTIGARALNDDVRITWVIAPVPGLASMIVQKTTDGIHYNDLESFPAPASNESGVFGYTDSNAGSGTIFYRIRMVYTNGSVGYSTIIALFRNGAPAPLTVFPNPVTQQQFFIMPADAPGSPATSQTTVICRLFDAAGREHPIYISTHDAVGLLSVRPRYALPAGKYVVRVITAGRSRAQSVIFH
- a CDS encoding TIGR00266 family protein, producing MISHEIDYKIIGDDIQVVEIELDPNETVIAEAGAMLFMEDGIQFETKMGDGSEANQSIMGKIFQAGSRLLTGESLFMTHFTNRGVGKKKVAFSAPYPGTIMPIDLSKIYSNELIVQKDGFLCAAMGTSMKIHFNQRFGSGLFGGEGFILQKLKGDGMAFVHAGGVVMERQLNNETLRIDTGCVVAFEQSLSFDIQRSGGLKSMVFGGEGMFLATLRGTGRCWIQSMPISKLIQRLSVYGPNARKESGSVIGGLGSLFED
- a CDS encoding TonB-dependent receptor, yielding MKNTDTNQWLLRMRGIRNSLLLLPALASPVIVNAALANSGITVTARIDKTLKGKVTDKETGDGLPGVNVVVKGTSSGTTTDGEGNYTLSVPDNATLVFSFVGYISQELPVGNRTTLDVSLASDSKALSEVVVIGYGTAKKSDLTGSVGSVKEEQLRERPAPSLNQALQGKISGVQVNVNSGRPGGRANVRIRGFSSINSSNNPLYVVDGVMLPQGNQNQQSQAIDFINPNDIVSVEVLKDASSTAIYGARGANGVIMITTKRGKSGESQITYGLDLSVPTAGPKRAKVLNAKQYMEVEDLAYKNMEKFDPEGWNAGKYKSHDPLVRRAQLAAAHPDVFTKNADGTFSPNYDTDWFRESTQNRVSQNHQLGFSGGNERTTYSLSLNYRDDQGLIKTSYLKRYATRFSIDDQVKKWLRLGGTLSYNNQAENLVDINDAVPRQMVEDFPFLPVKWPDGSYANNRDYPGAEGSFSSVHRLMGRKYNLNTQTTLGSLYGNITLAKGLEFRSVLGVNVINQEVNQSQTRTLTPNELGTARKETRKETFWSWENLLTYNKTFGIHSINALAGISWQETNVTTTGVGAQNFSTDYYGFDNLAAGSVAPSSNPYVSGASRFAFNSYFGRLNYTLLDKYLLTVTGRADGSSKFGKDNRFAFFPSAALAWKVSDEEFLKGNPVISSLKLRTSYGLTGNSEIPPYSSLGLLRSNYAAVYGDTRVGGTGINRLANNDLRWEKTAQTDGGLEISFFKGRISLEADYYYRKTTDMLLDAPVPRTSGYATIRKNIGSMENKGFEFGLNTVNIEKENFSWNTSFNISFNRNKVLTLATPADIFGVGGPSITNQTSVIRIGEPVGAFWGLTRLGTWSEAERDEAAKFTSYRGNLKMLPGDIKYKDVNGDNAITDADRGIIGNGSPKGWGSLSNNLRFGNFDLTLDLQFSYGNDLMDMNLHASEDRQALANSYTTVLDAWRPDHQNTMIAQIRDTKAGYVTNVDTRWIFDGSFIRGRNLLLGYNFPSEIASKLKLSKLRLYVSAQNFFIISKYPFGDPEQTPIRGGDADNVFSQGMIWHSYPKPTTYLGGLQIAF
- a CDS encoding RagB/SusD family nutrient uptake outer membrane protein, with amino-acid sequence MKLNNKNLYKLMLCGAILLGPTACSDFLDEQDPSNLQPDVFYTIPDHAEAAIAATYAEMRFFGDGAGIFSANWQMLEAPTGTATTETGQNSDLNNLYALIYDGNTGHISNWWNGLYRVIANANLAIEKIPGIQFPAANESQKVKLLGEARFLRAWAYFYAVRLWGDVPLITKPQTVESEDFFPSRAPQEEVYKLIVEDLLAAEAAGFADFTTNGRVSKMAVKAYLAKVYLTMAGYPLQKGQSHYKLAADKALEVINYAKANPSTLGLFPTYKELHDEKLKNRLEHLFQIQYNTVVAGFPLNDFFPNFKAVTYAGPSGTGSTVPTRSFYESYETGDLRTKDQEGWFYTTYYTNGTGEKFDLGAPYVFKYFNIAALGGPGITPTRLNNLNVNQMRYADVLLMYAEAQAELGTVNTEAYEAYKAIRDRAKLKTPAIGTFTPATFKEAVWRERWYEFAYEGITWFDMVRLRKVFNEQTKGFDNFVGHKNMNVSGGAALQEKHLLFPLGIQEMKNNPNLKPQNPGYN
- a CDS encoding two-component regulator propeller domain-containing protein; protein product: MKRLLLFLFFLTLLNACKKDTDSPVPLEVSDARLQDYHIISIAFDASGTAWLGTLGQGLIRYSGTSITVFDSTNSILNKAAIWDIEVDQKGNIWLGTDDLVKYDGSRFTRYGSGQYNLPRNPVQSVAIDGAGYIWFSAGAFRQGGLVKYDGQHFSTFTPENSALPGNLIAGIAIDRENTVWAAFNDGVSTTSIARIRNGKWDIFGAKEFGFTPYYFGNIVTDKQNQLLASINYGLSSTMVTGRPQMFRFNGQSASVINLPEEDKVIYMTRRIFVDRDNRIWASFSNDREYGVFQNGKWELKDLDESDGIFAFGQSPAGEIWLGTGKGIYILK
- a CDS encoding acyl-CoA thioesterase codes for the protein MLKPKKPHQSEVTMTEMVLPNDTNTLNNLMGGRLLHWMDICAAISAQKHSNRIVVTASVDNVSFSEPIRLGNIVTMRAKVTRAFNSSMEVFIEVWAEDIPAGQRVSTNRAFYTFVAVDQNGRPIEVPPLDPETAEEKELYLSALRRRQLRLVLAGRLNAAEATELKALFNVG